A stretch of Oryza brachyantha chromosome 4, ObraRS2, whole genome shotgun sequence DNA encodes these proteins:
- the LOC102719486 gene encoding putative uncharacterized protein DDB_G0271606, giving the protein MVAETETEEEARARERAACQIAHEDATRACNPDFTTPFASVEDAIIRLLPYHVFAEYEDDEIYVEDEPPVKNKSSVQEWDERQEDEATRMAKRFEKYVLGFNFVVRKLAATHSEERLLVNNLLLADEQQRSERVRAAVRQQQVAALQQQQQHRMLMQQAALQKQQQEAAAAAARQQQQQVVEQRRKQQQMAAKRRKQQQVAEQQRRKQQQMAEQQQRQQQQQQMAEQQQQQMAEQQRQQQQQQMAEQQQQQQMVEQQRRRRRVEPEGKIVGGVRIPPWIAQPIDPDTLLTTALVQGGREGFKTCLKHLLQEQKRRREEDWWYCRAHRPSARQPPPPPPPPPPPPPPVPPEPLIENE; this is encoded by the exons CGTGCCAGATCGCGCACGAGGACGCGACCAGGGCCTGCAACCCGGACTTCACGACGCCGTTCGCCTCCGTGGAGGATGCCATCATCAG GTTGCTTCCATACCACGTGTTCGCGGAGTACGAGGACGACGAGATCTACGTGGAGGACGAGCCGCCGGTGAAGAACAAGTCGAGCGTGCAGGAGTGGGACGAGAGGCAGGAGGACGAGGCGACCCGCATGGCCAAGAGGTTCGAGAAGTATGTGCTGGGCTTCAACTTCGTCGTCCGGAAGCTCGCCGCCACCCACTCCGAGGAGCGGCTCCTGGTGAATAACCTCCTGCTCGCCGACGAGCAGCAGCGGTCGGAgcgcgtccgcgccgccgtccggcaGCAGCAGGTGGCGGcactccagcagcagcagcagcaccggaTGCTGATGCAGCAGGCTGCActgcagaagcagcagcaggaggcggcggcggcggcggcacggcagcagcagcaacaggtGGTGGAGCAGCGGCGGAAGCAGCAACAGATGGCGGCGAAGCGGCGGAAGCAGCAACAGGTGgcggagcagcagcggcggaaGCAGCAACAGATggcggagcagcagcagcggcagcagcagcagcaacagatggcggagcagcagcagcaacagatggcggagcagcagcggcagcagcagcagcaacagatggcggagcagcagcagcaacaacagatGGTGGAGcagcagaggcggcggcggagggtggaGCCGGAGGGGAAGATCGTCGGCGGCGTCAGGATACCGCCGTGGATCGCGCAGCCCATCGACCCCGACACGCTGCTCACGACCGCGCTGGTGCAGGGGGGCCGCGAAGGCTTCAAGACCTGCTTGAAGCACCTGCTGCAGGAGCAGaagcggcggagggaggaggactGGTGGTACTGTCGGGCTCACCGGCCGTCCGCGAGgcagcctccgccgcctccgccgccgccaccgccgccgccgccgccggtgccgcccgAGCCACTCATCGAGAACGAGTAG